Proteins encoded together in one Mobula hypostoma chromosome 9, sMobHyp1.1, whole genome shotgun sequence window:
- the LOC134351861 gene encoding ATP-sensitive inward rectifier potassium channel 12 → MTGACDNRYSIVSSEEDGLRLTTMPGINGYGNGKIHTRRKCRSRFVKKNGQCNVQFANMSDKPQRYIADIFTTCVDVRWRYMLLIFSLAFLISWLAFGLAFWLIALIHGDLEKPLGDENFIPCVSQVNGFIAAFLFSIETQTTIGYGFRCVTEECPLAIFLVVFQSIVGCIIDSFMIGAIMAKMARPKKRAQTLLFSHNAVIAMRDGKLSLMWRVGNLRKSHIVEAHVRAQLIKPRITEEGEYIPLDQIDIDVGFDKGYDRIFLVSPITILHEIDESSPLYGISKQDLEVADFEIVVILEGMVEATAMTTQARSSYLASEILWGQRFEPVLFEEKDQYKVDYSHFHKTYEVPTTPTCSAKDLMESKFLVPSTNSFCYENELAFMSRDEDDEGEDDGSRMLDNPSPNSSRHEFDRLQATLALDQRSFRRESEI, encoded by the coding sequence ATGACTGGTGCCTGTGACAACCGTTACAGCATTGTGTCCTCTGAAGAAGACGGACTGAGGTTGACAACCATGCCAGGAATCAATGGCTACGGCAATGGGAAGATCCACACGAGGAGGAAGTGCCGCAGTCGctttgtgaagaagaatgggcAGTGCAACGTGCAGTTCGCAAACATGAGCGACAAGCCACAGCGGTACATCGCTGACATCTTCACCACATGCGTGGACGTGCGCTGGCGATATATGTTGCTGATCTTCTCTCTGGCATTTCTCATTTCGTGGTTGGCCTTCGGCCTGGCCTTCTGGCTCATCGCTCTGATCCACGGAGACCTGGAGAAGCCCCTGGGCGATGAGAACTTCATCCCGTGTGTCTCGCAGGTGAATGGATTTATTGCTGCCTTCCTTTTTTCTATTGAAACTCAGACAACCATTGGATATGGATTTCGCTGTGTGACTGAGGAGTGTCCATTGGCCATCTTCCTGGTGGTCTTCCAGTCTATCGTAGGTTGCATTATAGACTCATTCATGATTGGAGCCATAATGGCAAAGATGGCACGGCCAAAGAAGCGAGCCCAGACCTTACTCTTTAGCCACAATGCTGTGATAGCCATGAGGGATGGCAAGCTCTCCCTTATGTGGCGAGTGGGAAACCTGAGGAAAAGTCATATTGTTGAAGCCCACGTCAGGGCTCAGTTAATCAAGCCACGGATCACTGAGGAAGGAGAGTACATTCCCCTTGACCAGATTGATATTGATGTGGGTTTTGATAAAGGGTATGACCGCATATTCTTGGTTTCCCCTATAACTATCCTGCATGAAATTGATGAGTCAAGTCCACTGTATGGCATCAGCAAGCAGGACCTGGAGGTGGCCGATTTTGAGATTGTGGTAATCCTTGAAGGCATGGTGGAAGCCACGGCGATGACCACACAGGCACGCAGCTCGTACCTGGCCAGTGAGATCCTCTGGGGTCAGCGATTTGAGCCAGTGCTCTTTGAGGAGAAGGACCAGTACAAAGTTGACTACTCACATTTCCATAAAACCTATGAGGTCCCCACAACACCCACTTGCAGTGCCAAGGATCTGATGGAGAGCAAGTTCCTCGTTCCCAGCACGAACTCCTTCTGCTATGAGAATGAGTTAGCTTTCATGAGCCGGGACGAGGACGATGAGGGTGAGGACGATGGCAGCAGGATGCTGGATAACCCCAGTCCCAACAGCAGCCGACATGAATTTGACCGGTTACAGGCAACGTTGGCTTTGGATCAAAGGT